In Mesoplodon densirostris isolate mMesDen1 chromosome 2, mMesDen1 primary haplotype, whole genome shotgun sequence, the DNA window GGGGACAAGAGAGCTAGCGGTCCCGCCCGGTGATGTAGGCAGCCCGGGGAGGTGGAGCCGCGACGCGTGAAGGAGTCCCCTCCGCAGTCGCGCTCTCTCGGTCTACCCCTCCGAGCAGCCAGCCGCCAGCCCCGGCTCCGGCGACCTCCCTGCCGCCGCAATTTGGGCGGCGGGGGCCGTGGGATCCCCCCTATTCGGGCCTGGGGGGCGTCTCGTCcccgcccagcccctgcccctccttGCTTCCCGGACGTCTGGAGCGACTCCCGGGGGACGCTGTTCCCGGACGCTCGGCCGCTGCCTGGGCATCTCGGCTGCCAGCCCGGCTGGGCACCGGGCATCTGCGAAGCTAGCTAGCCCTGCCTGGCACTGGGCATCTCTGAGCACCGACTGTCTCCGGCGCCGCCCAGCTTCTCGAAAGCCCGGGGCCGCGGGCTTCTGCGCGCCCTCCCCCACGGCCGCCGGGCAGGACGCCCGTGAGCTCGCGGCGTCCCCAGCCCCTCTGGCCGCCGCCGCGATGCTGCCCTGGAGACGTAACAAATTCGTGCTGGTGGAGGACGAGGCCAAGTGCAAGGCGAAGAGCCTGAGCCCGGGGCTCGCCTACACGTCGCTGCTCTCCAGCTTCCTGCGCTCCTGCCCGGACCTGCTGCCCGACTGGCCGCTGGAGCGCCTGGGCCGTGTGTTCCGCAGCCGGCGCCAGAAAGTGGAGCTCAACAAGGAGGACCCGACCTACACCGTGTGGTACCTGGGCAACGCCGTCACCCTGCACGCCAAGGGCGACGGCTGCACCGACGACGCCGTCGGCAAGATCTGGGCGCGCTGCGGGCCGGGCGGGGGCACCAAGATGAAGCTGACGCTAGGCCCGCACGGCATCCGCATGCAGCCGTGCGAGCGCAGCGGCTCTGGGGGCTCGGGGACCCGCAGACCGGCGCACGCCTACCTGCTACCGCGCATCACCTACTGCACGGCGGACGGGCGCCACCCGCGCGTCTTCGCCTGGGTCTACCGCCACCAGGCGCGCCACAAGGCCGTGGTGCTGCGCTGCCACGCCGTGCTGCTGGCGCGGGCGCACAAGGCGCGCGCCCTGGCCCGCCTGCTCCGCCAGACCGCGCTGGCGGCTTTCAGCGACTTCAAGCGCCTGCAGCGCCAGAGCGACGCGCGCCACGTGCGCCAGCAGCACCTCCTCGCGGGGGGCGCCGCCGCCTCGGTGCCCCGCGCCCCGCTGCGCCGGCTGCTCAACGCCAAGTGCGCCTACAGGCCGCCGGCCGCCGAGCGCGGCCGCGGGGCGCCGCGCCTCAGCAGCATCCAGGAGGAGGACGAGGACCAGGACGAGGAGGCGGAGGAGCGCGAGGAAGGAGCCCCCCAGAGCGAGCGGCCGGAGGTGCTCAGCCTGGCCCGGGAGCTGAGGACGTGCAGCCTGCGGGGCGCCCCGGCGCCTCCGCCGCCCTCGCAGCCTCGCCGCTGGAAGGCCGGCCACCGGGAGCGGGCCGGCCAGGCGCGCTGAGAGCCGAAGGGACAGGACTTGCGGCCCCAGACCCGGCCGGCCTGACTTAACAGCCTCTAACCCCGGTCCTGCCCGCTACGGCTCCCCCTGGTACCCTGGCCCTTGCCTCCCTCGTGGTCTCTGTTGTCCGCGAGCCTCATCCTGGCTCACGGTGACGCCTGACACGCCCTTGTGTTGGGGAACCAGATGGGGGAGCAGCAGAATTCAGTGCTCACCTCTCCCCGCACCTGAAACTCCCGGAGCCCTCCACTGTGGATTTGCCCCCTACGCTTCCCACCAAGTCTCTTTACCCATAGACCACGCCCTCCCTCCCCAAACATCCTCTCAAGAGTAGGGGGAGAGACGTTTCCAGAAATCCAGGAGGGTGGCCTTGGATCTTGGCCAGGTGGAGGCAGTGATCCTGCCCTGGACCAGGCTAGCCTTCCTCCCTGGGATGAGACCAACCCTGGGGAAGAGTAAGTAGCCCTGGAGAACTGAGGCCAGGCCCAAAGTGGCAACTGAGTCAGCTGCCTTACGCACAAGGAAGACTTCTCTATACCTGGCCTCTCTACCCCTTGGAGGACTTCTGGGACTTCACTGCTCTGGCTCTGGAGAAGACTGGGATGTTCCTACCAACCCCAACCACAGGCTAGGCCGGGTAACAGCTCTCTGCACCAGATGGCTGTCCAAGCCTGTGCCCTGGCACCTGCCACCCCCCACAGGACTCCTCACCCACTCCATCTTTCTGCATACCGATGTGTGTGGTTCCCCCCTAGGTGCCCCACAACCAGGACCAAGACGAGGCCTCCAGAGGAGGTAAGGAGGACCTCTGGCAGTGCTTGAGGACACTGACGACCCAGAAAATGGACACAGGAGGGATGCCCCCAAGTTGAGGCTTGTCAGAGCACGAGGGTCCTGACAGCAGCTGGATTCTCATAGCAGGATGAGGCAGGAGGATGCGGTAACCCAACAGAGAGAGCGGGCCCCTGCCCATGTGTCTCTCAGCAAGGCCACTAAAAACCCAAAGATCTATGTGTCACCAAATGATCACTGTAAATAAAGTGTTCCTGCTTTTTCAGCCTGTCACCACTCCTGTGTTGTGTTTGATGCCAGGCCTGCTGGGGGTGAAAAGATTATCATCAGAGCCTTGAAGGGCAGGAGAAGACCCCAGGAAGTATCCCCTTTAGCAGCTGGAGCCAACTCTCAGGATAGGGGGGACGAAGGGGCTGCTGCCAGGAAGCTGTTCCCTTCATGTCAGGAAAGGAGATAGTAGCAGGTGCCTCGCCTGCACGTCACCTGTGCCAAGCCCGGAAGGGGCGTCAGCTGCCTGTCTCGGCGTCCCGGAATGGCTCTCGGCCTGGGCACCAAACACAAGTGTCTCTGCGACATTTGGCAGGGAGGGGGCACTGGGCTGGGGCCTTCTCATCAGCCATGTATCTTTGAGAAGGTtcatgtgtatgtatgtcaaaGCAGGTGGTATTTGCTGGGTCTCCTCAAGGATGTAAGGGAGAGGGGTGGGCAACCCAATTTGCTTTCAGAGGAGCTGGAGAGATCTGTCAGGACCATTATAACAGCAGGAGTCCTGAGCTTGGATATCTTCTTTACttctgggctgagctgggcacTGATCCCAGAGTTGTCCACAGCCCAGACGAGTGGCCTCTGCAATCACCAGCAATCAGGATTGTTCTGTTTCCTGGAGCTGCTGGAACAGAGGGTACCACTGCCGCTTCACCATGGATGAACCCAGGCAGGGTCGGGGGGGGGGACTCTGAAGGGGAAAGCTGGGCTTGACTTCACATGTTTTGGGGGTGACAGGGATACCCTGCATGTTCATTGCTTCCCTCTTATGCATTGCCAGGGGATTTGTTGGTGTTTCTCCCCATAtacagaaggagagaaggaagtggGAAGATGTCAGCCCTGGGAGAGGAGGATGGGCTGCAAGGCAGCCTCTGGTGTTAGAGACAACCTCACCCAGAAACAAGGTCACAAGCACAACCTCTTTAATCAGATGCTTGCAGCAGAAATGTACTAAATGCCTGCCTTGGGACAGGCACTAAGCTAGGTCCTAGCGGTCCAGGAGTCCCTTCCCTGTGGCTCTTATATTCTCAAGTGAAATGCATATAAGTAAAGGAACACTTGCAATATAATAATTCACAAGCACGCTCCCAGCCTTAGCCTCTGCTCTTCCACTCTTCTCTGGCAGCCACCCAAAacatagagacacacacacacacacacacacacacacacacacacacagaactgccttcttcctttccttgctCACAGTATGCTCGCTAGACCTGGAGTTAGAAGACCAGAGTGAAAGGATGGTCCCTGCCTCCTTACCAGCTGTATTATGCTGGGCAACtccctcagcctctctgagcctcaccttTATCACTGGTAAAATGGGAGGGGCTAATATCTACCTCACAGGCtgattataagaattaaatagaaTCATGTCTGTGAAAAAGCTTTGGCAGATAATAAAATGCCCAGCACATGTGAAGAACAACCATTTTACCCATAGGATTCTTCTCTTTAGATTAAGATTTTTAGTGTGCCTTCCCCCCATGTCCACTCCACTCTCCCTGGCAACGGTGATTATaagttgttttctctctctctctctctctctctctctctctctccctctctctctctgtctcttttttggccacgctgtgcagcttgcgggatctcagctccctgaccagggccatggcagtgaaagcccggaatcctaaccactaatcCTAACTCCCACATCTCCATCCTCAGTGTGTGTGATGGAGGAAGGACTTGGTCCACCTTCCCTCCCACAGTGGGTTGAGGATGAGATAAGCCACAGGGGGGCCAGCACAGTGCCAACTGCCACCAGGCCACAGAGTGGGTGTTGAGGGCAGCCCCAGCCAGCAGGCCGCAAGCATCGTTGCTACCAAAGGAGGAAGATGCCTCCTGGAAAACCAGGCCCCCTCCATCTATGCACTGACTGCCTTTCTCCCCCGATCTTAGACACAAGCTCAAGAAGATCCCTGAAGCATCGGGCGAGCCATCTGGTGTCCCTGTGTCTCTTTTCCAGTACCAgattccccacctgtaaaataaaaatgggaggGTTCTCCCAGTCCTAGATTTCCCAGGGGTGCCCCAGGAGCTGctgtggggagtgatggggagatgGAATGGCGAGGCCGCCCCCCACCTGCTTTAACTGGAGCATCATCTCTGTTTTCCCTTTGGGGTTTATGGGATTCCAGTTGAATAATGGGACcctacagatttttctttttcgaGTTTTAAACACTGGGTGAGATGCCCTTTAAACTTTCCTTCCAGCCCCCATGCTGTGTGTGTCTTAGGTCCACTGGGTTAACTAGGCCTGAGAAGTAACGCTGGAGTGTGAATGTGTCAATGGAGGGCTTTCCAAGAGCAACAGGCAGCCGGGGACAGTGTGTCTCAGCTGGGCCAGCCTCTTCCTGGGACCTCTGGGGCCTTATTTCCTGTTCTCCTGATCCTACTCCGGAGGGGCTCGGTTGTGACTGCGGTGACTGCGCCACGGCTCACAGCTTAGAGGATAAAGCTGGCCCACCGATGCCATATTGATTCCTGGTGCTCCTGTTCCTCACATGGACGTGCTCCCAGGCCCCAGGCATGGCCACGTGTTCCCACCTCCAGGCCCGTGCCCCTGCCCTTCTCACTACCACAAATGTCCTTTCCTTCCGCTGCACGTGTCCAATCCTACCCTCTCTTCAAGGCCCAGCACAAATCTCACCTCCTCAGAACTTTCCTTAatgcacacccctcccccactcctgccAAATCTGGGGGTGATCTCTCCTCTCAAACACACAGGACGTGGCCTATCCTTTTCTCGTGGTCCTCATTAGGTTACCCCTGGGATTCCTGTTTATATGGAAGTGTCTTGTCTCTCATACTGATCCATCTTCATTTCCCCACCCCCTTCAGTACCCTGACCATGGCAGGGCAGAGAGTGAGGCTCAATATTAATTTGTTGAAGGAACACATGAATGAACGAGCCAGATGGAAGAGCCATCATGGGATAGGAAACCAAGTGGGTGGAGAAGTGTTCCTTCTGCCAGGCTTCTGCCTGGAGATGCTGAAGGAGAGCTCTCCTCAGATGCCCTGCTCAGATGGATGGCTATTCTTGGGGAGAAAAACAGCAGCTCAAGAGATGAGGCCAgtggaagaaactgaagcctcTGTCCCTGGGGTCTGCTCTGAGCTCCAAATCCCCAGGACTGGGCCTTCTCACTCTCTGGTCTAGCCCAGCCCCAGCAAAGGGCTGCCACTCACAATACAGAGCAGCTCCTGGCGGAGACCAAGCACCTCCAGGTGCACTGTCTGGGCAGCGGGAGGACCATCCAGACAGATGCCGTCTCTAATTTAACACACAGGCAGTCAAACCTGGGCTTGAGCATCAGATAGACCTGACCGCCCTTCCCAGGGCTGCCACCTGATGGCTTTATAACTTGGAGCAGGTTTCTGAAAGCTTTTAGAGCCTTGATTTTCCATCTGTGAAAACAGGGGTGGGTGAGTCTAGATTTTATATGGTTGTTGGGAGAATGAAAGCTTTGCACTTGGATAATTTATTTAGCATAGTGCCCGACGCACATAATAAGTTGTAGCTGCTGCTATGATGTTGATTATCATCATTTTACCTGGAGCTCCCCTTGCTGACAGCTCTGGGATGAGGAGATCAGGTGCCTGGTCCCTGAGACACTAAATATGCTGCTTGTTCATGCCCTGGGGTGGCATCATCTCTAAATCACGGTAGAAGATTCAGCTTCAGCTTGTCTTATTTTCATCTCCAGTTGTTCAACCAGCATAAGCCTGATCGCCTTAACACTAGATTAGATCTAATATCTTAAGCTTTTGTATCTCCTTTTCACCTTAGCACCCAGTGCAATGCCAGGCAAACAGTAAGCACTTCAGAggtaaatgaatgaacgaatgttTAGCTGCTGCCGGTAGCAATGTTGACACATAGTCTTCCCAGCTAAGGTCTTCAGAAAGCTGAGATGCCAGTGCTCTGTGAGAGATGGATCAGCCTCCCTCCAGTCCCTGTCTGCCCTTAGCTACAGGCTCTGGAGAAGAGGAAGGGGCTGCTGGCTTAAGGACCAGTAGAGGTCAGCCGAAAAGGATCGCGGGGCTGACACGCAGATCTGACGAGTCTCTGAGCCAAAGctgtcctctctctccctttgctcGACTGCCTCCTGTCCATAAAGCACACATGGGTTTGTCAGCTGATCCAGAATAACTGAGCCTCCTCACCACTTAGCTTGAGAGGGAAAGAGGATGGGCAGGTGAGGCATTAAGGGGGAAGGTGGAGTTCAAGCCATCATAGAGGAGACCTCAGCCGGGAAGATTGGGCCAGTACTGCGGCATGCTGGGAACCCTTGACAAAGGCTAAAGGACTTGGAAAGCTCAGgtggatcttgtttttgtctgCCCAGCATTCATCCATCTCCCCTTTAAGGTAGAGACTTCCTCTCCATTCTCCCCTGCACTGAGATGTGGtcatgtgactgagttctggccaataCAATTGATGAGTGTCACTCCCAGGGCCTGGACCAAACAAAACGTAACCTTTGCTTTATTCTCCTGATGGCCGGCTGGATGTCATCACCCAGGGTGTCCTTGGAAACTATACGATGACGATGACAGAGCCTCCaccagcctgggtccctgaatggACACGGGAAGTAGAGCCCCAGCCCTGCTAACAATGGGAGCAAGAAataaaattggggcttccctggtggcgcagtggttgagagtccgcctgccgatgcaggggacgcgggttcgtgc includes these proteins:
- the FAM43B gene encoding protein FAM43B, with the protein product MLPWRRNKFVLVEDEAKCKAKSLSPGLAYTSLLSSFLRSCPDLLPDWPLERLGRVFRSRRQKVELNKEDPTYTVWYLGNAVTLHAKGDGCTDDAVGKIWARCGPGGGTKMKLTLGPHGIRMQPCERSGSGGSGTRRPAHAYLLPRITYCTADGRHPRVFAWVYRHQARHKAVVLRCHAVLLARAHKARALARLLRQTALAAFSDFKRLQRQSDARHVRQQHLLAGGAAASVPRAPLRRLLNAKCAYRPPAAERGRGAPRLSSIQEEDEDQDEEAEEREEGAPQSERPEVLSLARELRTCSLRGAPAPPPPSQPRRWKAGHRERAGQAR